Proteins from one Argopecten irradians isolate NY chromosome 15, Ai_NY, whole genome shotgun sequence genomic window:
- the LOC138308864 gene encoding zinc finger protein 721-like, which yields MSADDLIQLAEASERVRAEQLGTDDQPIKSETVGPGGDVGQTKSDLQIEGQVRDQGNSTQTISVETEDFGEPTGNQILSISEEDQQTQTIIFQQGAELGNIFQDAGVVHIIVQEEAGTSAGSDQGETTTVISDNIGELLDRIASFTCESTRKEVIDTINKSEENTAVAGKISENENNVDKNILQNSDTEQHVVSITAKGEEYQITVVQDHSEKTTKETNQQNKKDEQSDSVTVKLENLKESELLKTENTLLEADAADEDEVEAPENTEPLQDEEFSENELENEEEEPVKIKKRRKSKRNMKKKQINESEEEKEGPTPSKKVRLIRCEGCFEVFSDQAALKEHRLNSGERPFTCHECKLDFVWKSDLVRHNREKHVYNCTECNKLFPTKTTLEVHLFQVHNKPTPHCCTDCSKKFPSAAELEKHIESHQNDPKSKCDTCGKMYVTKYLRQHMLQHNGTKPYICDICGMGFTTKRSVTFHKSIHSGDKPFECDICHKKFRLEALVRSHKRTHLKSKPFLCSTCGKGFTSNSDLKRHIQVHTATWKFKCSICDKGFAQKGQLDTHFRKHTGEKPFKCDECPCAYRSWKSLKDHKRTHLTVKPYTCDVCGKGYIRNALLQQHMQIHAKAEIKCKTCGMIIERLDLYREHMKQHREEKEKSCNFECHICQKKFYIQVRYQRHLELHAERGTTIFDCSICSKRFKSQSVLDRHLMKKHNCLPSEVVPQQQQQQQQQNLHLQQQQQMNQYPENTQQQIQNQQTESLHQQYLGGSAQSTQTIPQQTFMASPPQQQSQLANNSQQQQQQHSLLHQPVHQQSLVNPPQNPIQHQNMSQHLQQNTSQFPQQSLLPNMQQNQQQIPHLPNPQQQSLLANQQTSQQFTNLSQLPPQQNFQQQQPQQQFQQQQQQQFQQQQQVQQLQNQQQQQQQQQQQLQPAQQQTSLLTPQTSYSLSSLQSVEHTAIQVAPQSIQGNQFTCTLCQRTCDIAEKYESQRTPGNFICIKCHLKEGSSLNKIRYKCAICDRLFIDLQKAQLHSKAHANTPEVSVSVTDSADQTYMVQIVDSERDKGGNKTIHYCDICGKGYTWINSLHRHKKLHCQENLSIKNTSFKNYKCEICGKGFTWRSNLNRHKQTHRDKIIYIFRTDGEDMTLEEDTTFSDKNLNVTGIEGTDYLEMDSTFDEQLVEEQVENKDPDKTFTCDICGKSFLWQNSMITHRNTHFSLNSQPNIGNTMTYSNDIPNVAPNKSDALADPNTIGSLIQASNTIVMQSSSGNELVNLGQVIDLPNTNTGNMNAAGTVVQVAQSGFFCDVCGIDFQNQKNLESHKHVHLIPEVVIGYSETNHMEYPALPSDKKFSCDICGKGFSWSNSLSRHKQVHKRQASSQATATGTSTAEQDDWQKPYKCEVCKKGFARRDNLNYHMRIHQATKPYECHICGKSFNWGSYYKQHMVMHKGDKPFTCKYCGKAYAWNLLLQNHIRTHTGEKPFQCEKCKKCFRQRSHLAVHMRSHSGLKMSQCEVCSKRFFDSSSLRRHMRIHSKEKPYKCDVCNKEFSDSSNLKSHMRRHTGVKPFECGACGRQFSVKQNLTRHFIIHRKEEADAKMMAENDKKKSRLEQVLS from the exons ATGTCAGCAGACGACTTGATTCAACTTGCTGAGGCATCAGAAAGAGTTCGAGCCGAACAATTGGGAACTGATGATCAACCAATCAAAAGTGAGACTGTGGGACCTGGTGGTGACGTAGGTCAAACAAAAAGTGACCTTCAAATAGAAGGTCAAGTCAGAGATCAAGGTAACAGCACACAGACCATTTCTGTAGAAACAGAAGACTTCGGTGAACCTACTGGTAACCAAATTTTAAGTATATCAGAAGAGGATCAACAGACCCAAACAATTATATTTCAGCAGGGAGCAGAGTTGGGAAACATTTTCCAGGATGCAGGGGTCGTACATATAATCGTGCAGGAAGAGGCTGGCACAAGTGCTGGTAGTGACCAAGGGGAGACAACCACTGTTATTTCTGATAACATCGGTGAATTGTTAGACCGCATAGCTAGCTTCACTTGTGAGTCGACGAGGAAAGAGGTTATAGATACTATTAACAAGAGTGAAGAAAACACAGCAGTGGCGGGTAAAATctcagaaaatgaaaacaatgttgacaaaaacattttacaaaatagTGACACTGAGCAACACGTTGTGTCGATTACAGCGAAGGGTGAAGAGTACCAGATCACTGTCGTTCAGGATCATAGCGAAAAAACAACAAAGGAAACAAACCAGCAAAACAAGAAAGATGAACAATCTGATTCTGTTACTGTCAAATTAGAAAATCTAAAAGAAAGCGAGTTgttaaaaactgaaaatacTTTATTGGAGGCTGATGCTGCTGATGAAGACGAAGTGGAAGCTCCAGAAAACACAGAGCCATTACAAGACGAAGAATTCTCAGAAAATGAACTAGAAAATGAAGAAGAGGAGCCTGTGAAAATCAAGAAAAGAAGAAAGAGTAAAAGAAATATGAAgaagaaacaaataaatgaaagtgaagaagaaaaagaaggaCCAACACCATCTAAAAAAGTTCGGCTGATCAGATGTGAGGGATGTTTTGAAGTGTTTTCGGACCAGGCCGCGTTAAAGGAGCACAGGCTGAATAGTGGTGAGAGGCCTTTTACCTGTCATGAGTGTAAACTAGACTTTGTGTGGAAAAGTGACTTGGTACGTCATAATCGTGAAAAGCATGTGTACAACTGTACAGAATGTAACAAGCTGTTTCCGACTAAGACTACATTGGAAGTCCATTTGTTCCAGGTCCACAACAAGCCTACGCCCCATTGTTGTACCGACTGCAGCAAGAAATTCCCCTCGGCAGCAGAGCTGGAAAAACACATCGAAAGTCATCAGAACGATCCAAAAAGTAAGTGTGACACATGTGGAAAGATGTACGTTACCAAGTACCTTCGTCAGCACATGTTGCAACACAACGGCACAAAACCTTACATATGTGACATATGTGGAATGGGATTCACAACCAAGCGTTCAGTAACATTCCACAAGTCTATTCACTCCGGGGATAAGCCCTTTGAATGTGATATCTGCCATAAGAAATTCCGTCTGGAAGCTCTGGTACGGTCACACAAGAGAACTCATCTGAAAAGTAAGCCATTCCTATGCTCCACCTGCGGTAAAGGTTTCACTTCAAATTCAGACTTAAAGCGTCATATTCAGGTTCACACAGCCACTTGGAAATTCAAATGCTCCATTTGTGATAAAGGTTTTGCACAGAAAGGACAGTTGGATACGCATTTCAGAAAACATACAGGGGAGAAACCCTTCAAATGTGACGAATGCCCTTGTGCTTATCGAAGCTGGAAAAGTCTGAAAGATCATAAACGGACACATTTGACTGTTAAACCTTACacatgtgatgtttgtggtaagggaTACATTCGCAATGCTCTTCTTCAACAACATATGCAAATTCATGCAAAAGCTGAAATTAAGTGTAAGACATGTGGTATGATAATTGAGCGTTTGGATCTATATCGGGAGCACATGAAGCAACATCGCGAAGAGAAGGAGAAGTCGTGTAACTTTGAATGTCATATCTGTCAGAAAAAGTTCTACATTCAAGTTCGTTACCAGAGGCATTTAGAACTCCATGCAGAAAGAGGAACGACTATATTCGATTGTAGTATTTGTTCAAAGAGATTCAAGTCTCAGAGTGTCCTGGATCGTCACTTGATGAAAAAACATAATTGTCTACCATCTGAAGTAGTgccacaacaacaacaacagcaacaacaacagaATCTGCATCTTCAGCAGCAGCAACAGATGAATCAGTATCCAGAAAACACTCAACAACAGATTCAGAATCAGCAAACAGAGTCGCTACACCAGCAGTATCTGGGAGGTTCGGCTCAGTCTACACAGACAATACCGCAGCAGACGTTCATGGCTTCGCCTCCTCAACAACAGTCACAACTTGCAAACAACAGccaacaacaacagcagcaaCATTCACTGCTGCACCAACCAGTGCACCAACAGTCGCTTGTAAATCCTCCACAAAATCCAATACAGCATCAGAATATGTCCCAACATCTTCAACAAAACACCTCTCAGTTTCCTCAACAGTCGTTGCTTCCCAATATGCAGCAAAATCAACAACAGATTCCTCATCTTCCAAACCCCCAACAGCAGTCGTTACTGGCCAACCAACAAACTTCTCAGCAGTTCACAAATCTGTCGCAGCTTCCTCCTCAGCAGAATTTTCAACAACAGCAGCCGCAACAACAATTTCAacagcagcagcaacaacaatttcaacaacaacaacaggtTCAACAACTGCAAAatcaacaacagcaacaacaacaacaacagcaacaactaCAGCCAGCCCAGCAGCAGACGTCGCTTCTGACCCCTCAGACATCATACTCACTGTCATCCCTACAGTCGGTGGAACACACAGCTATCCAGGTAGCTCCGCAGTCCATACAAG GTAACCAATTCACATGTACCCTCTGCCAAAGGACCTGTGACATTGCTGAGAAGTACGAAAGCCAGCGCACCCCTGGGAATTTTATCTGTATCAAATGTCATCTCAAGGAAGGCTCCTCATTGAACAAGATCAGGTACAAGTGTGCAATCTGTGATCGACTTTTCATTGACCTTCAGAAAGCCCAGTTACATAGCAAGGCCCATGCAAACACTCCGGAAGTATCGGTCAGCGTTACCGACTCGGCAGACCAAACATACATGGTACAGATCGTAGATAGTGAGAGAGACAAGGGAGGTAATAAGACTATTCACTACTGCGATATTTGCGGAAAGGGTTATACATGGATCAACAGCCTTCACCGACATAAAAAGCTGCACTGTCAGGAAAATCTGTCGATTAAAAACACGAGTTTTAAGAACTACAAGTGTGAAATATGTGGTAAAGGGTTTACATGGCGTTCTAATCTAAATCGTCACAAACAGACACACCgagataaaattatttatattttccgTACCGATGGTGAAGATATGACACTGGAAGAGGACACAACCTTCAGCGATAAGAATTTAAACGTAACAGGTATTGAGGGCACAGACTATCTTGAAATGGATTCTACGTTCGATGAACAACTAGTGGAGGAACAAGTTGAGAACAAAGATCCCGATAAAACTTTCACTTGTGACATTTGTGGAAAGTCTTTCCTGTGGCAAAATAGTATGATCACTCATAGAAATACTCATTTTTCTTTAAACAGCCAGCCAAATATCGGAAACACCATGACGTATTCTAACGATATCCCGAATGTTGCTCCGAATAAATCTGATGCTCTGGCTGATCCGAACACGATCGGCAGTCTGATTCAGGCAAGTAATACCATTGTAATGCAGTCATCATCGGGAAATGAGCTTGTGAACCTTGGCCAGGTGATTGATCTGCCGAATACTAACACGGGAAATATGAATGCCGCTGGCACTGTGGTGCAGGTGGCACAGAGCGGCTTTTTCTGTGATGTATGTGGCATCGACTTCCAAAATCAGAAAAATCTTGAATCTCACAAACACGTCCATCTTATACCAGAGGTGGTTATAGGTTATTCTGAAACGAATCATATGGAATATCCGGCACTTCCCTCGGACAAAAAGTTTTCATGTGATATTTGTGGAAAGGGATTTAGCTGGAGTAATAGTCTAAGTCGTCATAAGCAGGTCCATAAACGACAGGCTTCCTCGCAGGCGACAGCTACAGGGACAAGTACCGCCGAACAGGATGATTGGCAGAAGCCTTACAAATGCGAGGTCTGTAAAAAAGGATTTGCAAGACGTGACAACTTGAACTATCATATGCGAATCCACCAAGCGACCAAGCCATACGAATGTCATATTTGTGGCAAGTCCTTTAATTGGGGATCGTATTATAAGCAACACATGGTCATGCACAAGGGAGATAAGCCATTCACTTGTAAATACTGCGGTAAAGCGTACGCTTGGAATCTACTGTTACAGAACCACATCAGAACTCACACGGGAGAAAAACCCTTCCAATGTGAAAAATGTAAGAAATGCTTCCGACAAAGGTCTCATCTCGCCGTCCATATGAGGAGTCACTCCGGCTTGAAAATGAGTCAATGCGAGGTCTGCAGTAAAAGGTTTTTCGATTCATCGTCACTCCGACGCCACATGAGGATCCATTCAAAGGAAAAACCTTATAAGTGTGATGTATGCAATAAAGAATTCTCCGATAGTTCCAATCTCAAAAGCCACATGCGACGGCATACGGGGGTGAAGCCGTTTGAGTGCGGAGCCTGTGGTAGACAGTTCAGTGTGAAACAAAACTTGACTAGACATTTCATTATCCACAGGAAAGAAGAGGCAGATGCTAAAATGATGGCAGAAAATGATAAGAAAAAGTCCAGACTTGAGCAGGTTCTTTCCtaa